The window GCGCAACGCCTCGTCTCTGGGTCTGCGCATGGCGCGCGGCATGGCGGCGGGACTGGGTGAGGCCGGACATTGCATCGTCGCAGGCCTCGCGCGCGGCATCGACACCGCCGCCCATAACGCGGCGCTGGCAACCGGGACCGTTGCGGTCATGGCCGGCGGCATCGACAAGATATATCCGTCAGAAAATACCGTACTGGCTGCCCAGATCGCCGAGAAAGGCGCGCTGATATCCGAACAGCCCCCCGGCACCGAACCCGCCGCGCGCCACTTTCCCGCCCGCAATCGCATCATCAGCGGTCTGTCGCGGGCGGTGGTGGTGATCGAGGCCGCACATAGATCCGGCAGTCTGATCACGGCCAGGAATGCGCTGGATCAGGGGCGCGAGGTCATGGCGGTGCCCGGTCATCCGATGGATGCCCGCGCCGCAGGCTGCAACATGCTGATCCGCGACGGTGCGCTGCTGGTGCGCAGCGCCGCCGATGTAATCGCAGCCGCAGGACATGGCCGCGCCGATCATCCGGCGCCACCGATGCGGACCGACGCGCACAGCAGTTCGCGCGCCCCGGCCCCGATCCCGCCCACACCACAACGGCCTAACGATGCAGGGGGACCGGCAAATCTGGAACGCCGCATTCTGGCCTGGTTGTCGCCCAGCCCCAGTGACGAGGACGACCTGATCCGCCGCCTCGGCGTCCCCGCATCCGTCGCGAACACCGCGATTCTGTCGCTTGAATTGCAGGGGTTGCTGACCCGTCTGGCCGGCGGGCGGCTGTCACGCAGCTAGCACAGGCGCCTACCTCGCGGCTGCGGCGAGCGCGCCATCAGCACCTTGGTCGGCCTGCCATCCGCGTGATCTGACGAGCGATTTCGGCGCGTCTGCCGCGCCCCGATCACCGCCAGACAGGCCTGATCCGCCGAACGCCGACAGAAAGCACCCGTTGACAGTGTCCGCCGCGCTGCCCATGTTCCCGGCCCAATCGCAAGTGCAGTGAGTTGCCAATGCCCGTTGTTGTCGTCGAATCCCCCGCCAAGGCCAAAACCATCGAGAAATACCTCGGCGGCGACTATCGTGTGCTGGCCAGTTTCGGCCATGTCCGCGACCTGCCCCCCAAGGATGGCAGCGTCGAGCCCGACAATGATTTCGCAATGAAATGGGAGGTCGCCACCGACAGCAAAAAGCACCTCAAGGCGATCCGGGACGCGCTGAAGGACGACCAGAACCTGATCCTGGCGACCGACCCCGACCGCGAGGGAGAGGCGATCAGCTGGCATTTGCTGGAGGCACTGCAACCCGCGCTGAAAAAAGGTAGCGAGGTCAACCGCGTCACCTTCAATGCGATCACCAAGAACGCCGTGACCGAGGCGATGGCCAACCCGCGCATGATCGACCAGCCGCTGGTCGATGCCTATCTGGCGCGCCGCGCGCTGGATTATCTGGTAGGCTTCAACCTGTCGCCAGTGCTCTGGCGCAAGCTGCCCGGCGCGAAATCGGCAGGACGCGTGCAATCGGTGGCGCTGCGCGTCATCGTCGATCGAGAAATGGAGATCGAGGCCTTCAAGGCCCGCGAATACTGGTCGGTCCATGCGCGGTTGGCGACGCCCGGCGGCGCGGAATATGATGCCAGCCTGACCTCGCTGGCCGGCAAGAAACTGGAACGCTACGACCTGCCGACAGCGGAAAGTGCGGCGATGGCCCTCAGCGCCGTGGCCAGCCGCGATCTGAGCGTGACCGATGTTTCGGCCAAGCCTGCCAGCCGCAATCCCTGGCCGCCCTTCATGACCTCGACCCTGCAACAAGAGGCCAGCCGCAAGCTGGGCATGGGCGCCAAGGCCTGCATGTCCACCGCGCAGCGCCTCTATGAGGCGGGCTATATCACCTATATGCGGACCGACGGCATCGACATGGCCCCCGAGGCGGTGATGTCGGCGCGCGATGCGATCAAGGCGAAATTCGGCGATAAATACCTGCCGAAAAGCCCGCGCATGTACAAGAACAAGGCCAAGAACGCGCAAGAGGCGCATGAATGTATCCGCCCCACCGACATGATGATGTCGCCCGACAAGCTGCGGGTCACTGCCGAGGATCAGCGCAAGCTCTATGACCTGATCTGGAAGCGCACCATCGCCAGCCAGATGGAAGCCGCCCGGATGGAACGCACCACCGTCGAGATCGCCAGCAATGACGCTCAGGTCGGCTTGCGTGCAACTGGGCAGGTGATGCTGTTCGACGGTTTCCTGCGGGTCTATGATCAGGGTCGCGACGATGATGAGGGCGAAGACAGCAACCGCCTGCCGGTGATCGAACAGGGTGAGCCTGCGAAAAAGGTCGCGGATGCCTTTGCCGCAGAACTGGAAAAGGCCCGCGAAAAAGGCGGCGATCTGCCCGAGGCACCCAAGGCGCAACTGACCGCGCCCGGTATGCTGGCGGATCAGGCCGGCGCTTTGGCCGCACGTCAGCATTTCACCCAGCCCCCGCCCCGCTATACCGAGGCCACGCTGGTCAAACGCATGGAAGAACTGGGCATTGGCCGGCCTTCGACCTATGCCAGCATCGTCACCACGATTCAAGACCGCGAATATGTCCGCAAGGACAAGAATCGCCTCTTTCCCGAGGACAAGGGACGGCTGGTGACGGCCTTCCTGGTCAAGTATTTCCCGCGCTATGTCAGCTTTGACTTTACGGCCAATCTGGAAAACGAGCTGGACGAGATCAGCGCCGGCGATCTGATGTGGCGCGAGGTGATGGGCCGCTTCTGGCGCGATTTCACCAAGGCGCTGGAAGGCACCAGCGAGTTGCGCATAACCGAGGTGCTCGAGGCAATCGACGACGCGCTGGCTCCGCATCTCTATCCGGCCCGCGCCGATGGCGGCGATCCGCGTGAATGCCCGCTCTGCGGTCAGGGGCGGCTGAACCTGAAAACCGCGCGTTCGGGCGGGGCCTTTATCGGCTGCTCGCGTTATCCCGAATGCCGGTTTACCCGGCCCCTGTCGGCGCCCGATGGCGAAGAGGCCGTGGGCGACCGTATCCTCGGCGATGAGAATGGCGACCAAATCAGCCTGCGCAACGGGCGCTTTGGCCCCTATGTCCAGCGCGGCGAGGCGACCGAGGAACAGCCCAAGCCGCCACGGATGAGCGTGCCCAAGGGTTGGGATCCCAACGCCGTGGATCTGGAAAAGGCCGTGATGCTGCTTAGCCTGCCGCGCGAGATCGGCCCCCATCCCGAGGACGGCGAGGTGATCGAAAGCAGCATCGGGCGCTATGGTCCCTATGTGAAGCACGGGAAGAAATACGCCAACCTGCCCGATGTCGAAGAGGTGTTTACCATCGGCATGAACCGCGCGGTCGAGGTGCTGGCCGCCAAGCAGACGCGCGGGCGCGGCGCTGCCGCCACGCCGCTGAAAGAACTGGGCGATCATCCCGATGGCGGAGCCATCAACGTGATGAACGGGCGCTATGGTCCTTATGTCAAATGGGAAAAGATCAACGCCACTCTGCCGCGCGATGTCGAGCCAGCCGATCTGACGATGGAGCAGGCGCTTGAACTGATCGCGGCCAAGGCAGCCAAATCGCCAAAGAAAGCCGCAAAGAAACCGGCCGCCAAAAAGCCCGCAGCGAAAAAGCCCGCCGCCAAGAAAAAGGCACCGGCGAAGAAACCGGCGGCCAAGAAACCCGCGGCCAAGAAAGCGGCTGACTAGGTTCTTCACCGACGGCACCGGGCCGGGGATAACGCGGCGATGGGATAACCTGCCCCATCGCCGAACTCAGACGGAGCAGTCTTGATGTCTCGTTTCGAATACCTGCCCGAGGACACGCAGATAAACCCGGTGCTGATGCGCGCCATGGCCGTTCTGGCGGTCTCGGGATGCGCGGCAATGCTGATCGCGACGGTCGCCGCCGCCGCCGTGGTCGATGACAAGAACTGGATGGCCGACACGATCTCGGATCTGGCGGCGGGGCGATGGGAACAGATCCAGGATTTCGGGATCTATGCGCTGATCATGGCAACAGCGGCGGCAGCCACGGGCGCGGCCAACCTGCATCTGGGCGGCACGCGATGGGCCTTGGGCTGCATCGCGCTGGTCATCGCGGTCCCCTGCATGGTCATCATTGCTGCACGCGAAGCCTATAGCCCCACCAATGACGGCACGCCGGTGCATTATTACGTCGTCTTGCTGATGGGCGCGATGCTGACGGCGGGACCGCTGCTGATGGCGCCGGGCGCGGCGCGGGTCGCGCGCGGATGGCAAACGACCTTTGTGATTGCCGGCCTGGGCTTTGGTGCGCTTGTTCCTATCTTCTTTTTCGTGGTGCCAACCAGCCATGACGGGCTGGTGGAACGCGTGATGGGTCTGTTTGCAATGCTGTGGATCGGTGGCTTGGGCGTGATGTTCTGGAACGCCGCCTCGCATATCGAACGTCGCTATCGCGGGCCCCGACGCAATTGACAGTGCCCGCCTTGCGGGCGACAACTGCAGCGATTTTGACATCATCAGGGGGGGTGGCCGATGAAAAAGGTCTATGCCAATGCAAACGAGGCGCTAGACGGCCTCTTGAAGGACGGGATGCTGATCGCCGCAGGTGGGTTTGGCCTGTGTGGCATTCCCGAATTGCTGATCGACGCCATCGTCGACAGCGGCGTCAAGGACCTCACGGTTGCCTCCAACAACGCGGGCGTTGACGGCTTCGGTCTGGGCAAACTGCTGGACACGCGCCAGATCAAGAAAATGATGTCCTCCTATGTGGGCGAGAACGCCGAATTCATGCGGCAATATCTGTCGGGCGAATTGGAACTGGAATTCAATCCGCAGGGCACCCTGGCCGAACGGATGCGCGCCGGCGGCGCCGGCATTCCGGGCTTTTACACCAAGACCGGCGTCGGCACCGTGATCGCCGAGGGCAAAGAGGTAAAGGAATTTGGCGGCAAGGATTACATCCTCGAACGCGGGATCTTTGCCGATCTGTCCATCGTCAAGGCGTGGAAAGCCGATGACACCGGCAACCTGATCTTCCGCAAGACCGCGCGCAACTTCAACCCGCCGGCCGCGATGTGTGGCAAGGTCTGTGTGGCCGAGGTCGAGGAAATCGTGCCGCGCGGCAGCATCGACCCCGACCTGATCCACCTGCCGGGCATCTACGTGCATCGCATCGTGCAGGGCGAACATGAAAAGCGCATCGAACAGCGTACCACCCGCAAGCGTGAGGAGGCCTGATATGCCCTGGGACCGCAACCAAATGGCCGCGCGCGCGGCCGAGGAACTGGAAGACGGCATGTATGTGAACCTCGGCATCGGGATACCGACGCTGGTGGCCAACTATGTCGGCGACAAGGACATCACCCTGCAATCCGAAAACGGCATGCTGGGCATGGGCCCCTTCCCCTTTGAGGGCGAAGAAGACCCCGACCTGATCAATGCCGGCAAGCAGACGATCACCGAATTGTCGCGCACCAGCTATTTCGACAGCGCCACCAGCTTTGGCATGATCCGCGGCGGCAAGATCGCAGCCGCGATTCTGGGCGCGATGGAGGTTGCCGAGAACGGCGATCTGGCGAACTGGATGATCCCCAAGAAGCTGGTCAAGGGCATGGGCGGCGCGATGGATCTGGTTGCCGGCGTGGGTCGCGTGATCGTGGTCATGGACCACACCAACAAGCACGGCGAATCCAAGGTTCTGACCGAATGCACCCTGCCGCTGACCGGCAAGGGCGTGGTGGACCGGATCATCACCAATCTGGGCGTGCTGGACGTGACCGAAGGCGGTCTGAAGATTGTCGAACTGGCCGATGGCGTGACCGAGGACGAAATGCGGGCCGCGACCCAGGCGACCATCGTCAACTAGGCCCCAGCCTCAGACAAGATGATGGGCGTTGCGCGAGACCTCGCGCAGCGCCCTTTTTCATGTTCGGCCCATCGCCTGCCTGTCTGCGCGCCGCAGGAAATAAAGTGACGTGTTTAGCGATCTGATTGACGGTGGCACAGGCACAAGACGAAGATCGCCCCGGAACAGCGCGGCTGGCCTGGCGCCGGCATCGCGATCTACGGGGCGAATGGACGGTATGGATCTGGACCACCACGACAGGCATATCCTGTCTCAACTGGACAAGAACGGGCGAATGTCGCTGGCCGGGCTGGGTCGCGAAATCGGGCTTTCGCGCCATGCTGTGCGCGACAGGATCACTCGAATGGAAAAGGCCGGCATCATTCTGGGTTTCCGCGTGGTGCAGGGCGACGGTGGTGTGGCACAGGAACGCGCGCTGATTTTTGTCGCCCTGAACGATCCATCCGACGACACCGCGATCCAGTGGCTGGCGGCCTTGCCCAGCACCCGCCGCCTATGGCAGATCGCCGGCGAATGGGATGTGGTGCTGGCCGTAACTGTCGCCGGACCTGCTGATCTGGCGCGACTGAACGCCAAGATCGAAGGCCGCGCGCTGATCGCAAGATCGGTCGGACATATGGTCGACCGCGCGATGTAGCGCCACCATCTGGACCCCGCAGCAAGGGCGGCGTATCGGTGCGGGATGGATAGCAGCGCCCTGACAATGACCCCCGATGAGATCGCCGCCCTCTTCACAACCGAGGATGGCGGCTTCCTTTGCGCCCGGTGGGGGCGCCCGATTGCGCCGGTCATCTTTGGCCTGGCCGACGAGACTTTGGATATCTTTCGCGCCGCGATCCGGGCGGTGGCGGAGGATGCAGGCACCGGGGTGGTGGAAATCGACCCCGATATGGGCAGCAATATGATGACCTTCTTTGTCCGCGACTGGCAAGAGCTGCGCGGCGTGCCCGATCTTGACCGCCTGACCGACCGCCCTGACCTGCCCGATCGTCTGGCCGATGCCTCGGCCGATCAATACCGCCTGTTCCGCTTTGATGCCGATGGGGGCATTCGCGCCTGCCTGACCTTTCTGCGCCTGTCGGGCGCGCTGGCCGATGCGCACCCGGCCCAACTGGCCGAGACGCTGGCGGTCCGCGCCATGCTGACATTCGCACGCGACGTGACGCCCACCCCGCAACTGGCCGCGCTGATCCGCGCTGCCTATGATCCGGTGCTGCCGATTGCCGCGACAGATCCCAGCCATGCGCTGCGACTGGCCGCGCGGATGACAGCCTCGGACGCGCAGGGATGAGCACGCGACTGTCCTACATCAAGGTCGGCCAGTTCAACCTCGATCAGGTCATGGCGTTGTCTGTGCGCGACAGCGAAAAGCACCTGATTGCCAGCAACGCCGAATGGCTTGCAGATGCGGCGCATGAACCCGACGCGCTGAGTTTCGCAATTCATGCCGGGCCACAGGCGGTGGGTCTGATCTCGGTCATTGATCCGCGCGTGATCGAGGATGCCGAGGAAGACTTTCAGCCGCAGCATCTTTATGTCTGGCGGCTGATGATCGACCAGGCGCATCGCGGATACGGCTATGGCGCGGCGGCGATCGCCTTTGCCGCCGAACTGGCCCGGATCATGGGGCTCAAGGGCGTGTCGCTGACCACGATGGACCGCGCGGCAGGCAATGCGCTGCCGTTCTATAACAGCCTGGGGTTTCAGCCGACCGGCAGGCGCCTGAACGGTGAGGTCGAGCTGCTGCGTGACGGGGTGATTGCAGGCGACAAAACCCACGCCTAGACTGCTGCCATGACACATTGCCTGCCAATCCGCGTCTATTACGAAGATACCGATTTGGCGGGCATCGTCTATTATGCCAATTACCTGAAATTCATTGAACGCGGCCGCACCGACTGGCTGCGCGATCTGGGCGTCGATCAGGGCGCTTTGAAAGATCGCGAAGGCGTGGTCTTCGCCGTCAGGCGGGTCGAGGCGGACTATCTGTCGCCCGCCCGTTTCGATGATCTGCTGACGGTCGAGACCGCGCTGCACCAGATGACCCCGGCGCGGATTGTCATGGATCAGCGGGTTCTGCGTGACGATGCGCTGCTGTTTACCGCGCGCGTTACGGTGGCCTGCCTGTCGCCCAATGGCCGACCGGCCCGCATTCCCCAAATTGTCAGAAAGGCGGTCGCATGACCCAGCACCGGTCCAGCCATGATGCGGCAGATGATCCACGCAATGACGATATCCTGATCTGGGTGAATGGCGCGTTGAAACCGCGCGCCGAAGCCGTGGTCAGCGTCTATGACAGCGGCTTCATGATGGGCGACGGCGTGTGGGAGGGGCTGCGGCTCTATAACGGTCGCTGGACCTTTCTGGATCTGCATGTGGCGCGGCTGTTCGAAGGCGCAAAGGCGCTGGATCTGGATATCGGCATGACCGCCGATCAGATCATCGCCGCACTTGATGAAACGGCCAGGGCCAACGGCATGACCACGGATGCCCATGCCCGCCTGATGGTCACGCGCGGTCCCAAGACCCGCCCGTTTCAGGACCCGCGCCTGTCACAATCCGGCCCGACGGTCGTGATCATCATGGAACACTCGGTGCCCGTCGACCGGATGGCGCAGGGCATCAGGCTGGCCACGGTGCCCAATGTGCGCGGGCAGCCCATGGCCCAGGACCCCAAGCTGAACAGCCATTCCAAGCTCAACTGCATCCTGGCCTGCATCGCCGCGCAAAAGGCGGGCGCTGACGAGGCGCTGATGCTGGACCCGCAGGGCTTTGTCTCGACCACCAATGGCTGCAATTTCTTCATTGTGCGAAAGGGCGAGGTTTGGACCTCGACCGGCGATTACTGCATGAACGGCATTACTCGGCGGGCCGTCATCGACCTGTGCCACGAAAACGGCATCACCTGCCGTGAAAAGAACTTTTCGCTGGTCGAAGTCTATTCCGCGGACGAGGCCTTTCTGACCGGTACGTTCGGCGCGCAAACCCCGGTGGCGGAAATCGACGGGCGGCAGATCGGCGATGGCGGCGGCGGGCCGCTGACCCGGCGGTTGCAATCGTTCTACAAGGCAAAGGTGGGCGCATGACAATCCGCATCGCCATGTGGTCGGGGCCGCGCAACCTGTCGACAGCCATGATGCGCTCTTTCGGCGCGCGGGGCGATTGTGCCTGCGTGGACGAACCCTTCTATGCCCATTACCTGCTGCAGACCGGGCTGGACCACCCAATGCGCGACCAGATCATCGCCAGCCAGCCGCATGACTGGCGAGCGGTGCGCGATGCGCTGATGGCGCCGGTCGGTCAGCCGATTCAGTACCAGAAACACATGGTCCAGCACATGCTGCCCGAGGTCGAGACCGACTGGCTGAACGGCCTGGTCAATGTGTTCCTGATCCGCGAGCCCGAACGCGTCGTTGCCAGCTTTTCCGCCAAGCGCGGCGCGCCAAGCCCGGCCGAGCTGGGCTTTTGCCGGCAGCGAGAGTTGTTCCAGCAGCTCAGGACCCGTGGCCGAGAGCCGGTCGTGATCGACAGCGCCGATATCCGCCGTGCGCCCGAAGTGGCATTGCGGGCGCTGTGCAAGGCCGCAGGCATTGATTTCACCGAACGGATGCTGGCCTGGGAACCCGGCGCGAAACCCGAAGACGGGGTTTGGGGCGCGCATTGGTACGACG is drawn from Paracoccus tegillarcae and contains these coding sequences:
- a CDS encoding 3-oxoacid CoA-transferase subunit B → MPWDRNQMAARAAEELEDGMYVNLGIGIPTLVANYVGDKDITLQSENGMLGMGPFPFEGEEDPDLINAGKQTITELSRTSYFDSATSFGMIRGGKIAAAILGAMEVAENGDLANWMIPKKLVKGMGGAMDLVAGVGRVIVVMDHTNKHGESKVLTECTLPLTGKGVVDRIITNLGVLDVTEGGLKIVELADGVTEDEMRAATQATIVN
- a CDS encoding Lrp/AsnC family transcriptional regulator, translating into MDGMDLDHHDRHILSQLDKNGRMSLAGLGREIGLSRHAVRDRITRMEKAGIILGFRVVQGDGGVAQERALIFVALNDPSDDTAIQWLAALPSTRRLWQIAGEWDVVLAVTVAGPADLARLNAKIEGRALIARSVGHMVDRAM
- a CDS encoding GNAT family N-acetyltransferase: MSTRLSYIKVGQFNLDQVMALSVRDSEKHLIASNAEWLADAAHEPDALSFAIHAGPQAVGLISVIDPRVIEDAEEDFQPQHLYVWRLMIDQAHRGYGYGAAAIAFAAELARIMGLKGVSLTTMDRAAGNALPFYNSLGFQPTGRRLNGEVELLRDGVIAGDKTHA
- a CDS encoding CoA transferase subunit A encodes the protein MKKVYANANEALDGLLKDGMLIAAGGFGLCGIPELLIDAIVDSGVKDLTVASNNAGVDGFGLGKLLDTRQIKKMMSSYVGENAEFMRQYLSGELELEFNPQGTLAERMRAGGAGIPGFYTKTGVGTVIAEGKEVKEFGGKDYILERGIFADLSIVKAWKADDTGNLIFRKTARNFNPPAAMCGKVCVAEVEEIVPRGSIDPDLIHLPGIYVHRIVQGEHEKRIEQRTTRKREEA
- the dprA gene encoding DNA-processing protein DprA is translated as MTIGNFSFDTPNTPPTAKEDDLSFLRLIRSRRVGPATFHRLLAEHQTVAAALDALPRIASDAGIEKYEICSEAVVEAELRAGRRSGAQLIRCDHPSYPVALREIDGAPPVLWLRGDARWLHAAPFAVIGARNASSLGLRMARGMAAGLGEAGHCIVAGLARGIDTAAHNAALATGTVAVMAGGIDKIYPSENTVLAAQIAEKGALISEQPPGTEPAARHFPARNRIISGLSRAVVVIEAAHRSGSLITARNALDQGREVMAVPGHPMDARAAGCNMLIRDGALLVRSAADVIAAAGHGRADHPAPPMRTDAHSSSRAPAPIPPTPQRPNDAGGPANLERRILAWLSPSPSDEDDLIRRLGVPASVANTAILSLELQGLLTRLAGGRLSRS
- a CDS encoding HAD family hydrolase; the protein is MTIRIAMWSGPRNLSTAMMRSFGARGDCACVDEPFYAHYLLQTGLDHPMRDQIIASQPHDWRAVRDALMAPVGQPIQYQKHMVQHMLPEVETDWLNGLVNVFLIREPERVVASFSAKRGAPSPAELGFCRQRELFQQLRTRGREPVVIDSADIRRAPEVALRALCKAAGIDFTERMLAWEPGAKPEDGVWGAHWYDAVNASTGFAGPEAELPVLEGKLANLAQSLQADYQAVAAHKLVID
- a CDS encoding D-amino acid aminotransferase, giving the protein MTQHRSSHDAADDPRNDDILIWVNGALKPRAEAVVSVYDSGFMMGDGVWEGLRLYNGRWTFLDLHVARLFEGAKALDLDIGMTADQIIAALDETARANGMTTDAHARLMVTRGPKTRPFQDPRLSQSGPTVVIIMEHSVPVDRMAQGIRLATVPNVRGQPMAQDPKLNSHSKLNCILACIAAQKAGADEALMLDPQGFVSTTNGCNFFIVRKGEVWTSTGDYCMNGITRRAVIDLCHENGITCREKNFSLVEVYSADEAFLTGTFGAQTPVAEIDGRQIGDGGGGPLTRRLQSFYKAKVGA
- the ybgC gene encoding tol-pal system-associated acyl-CoA thioesterase; the encoded protein is MTHCLPIRVYYEDTDLAGIVYYANYLKFIERGRTDWLRDLGVDQGALKDREGVVFAVRRVEADYLSPARFDDLLTVETALHQMTPARIVMDQRVLRDDALLFTARVTVACLSPNGRPARIPQIVRKAVA
- the topA gene encoding type I DNA topoisomerase; translated protein: MPVVVVESPAKAKTIEKYLGGDYRVLASFGHVRDLPPKDGSVEPDNDFAMKWEVATDSKKHLKAIRDALKDDQNLILATDPDREGEAISWHLLEALQPALKKGSEVNRVTFNAITKNAVTEAMANPRMIDQPLVDAYLARRALDYLVGFNLSPVLWRKLPGAKSAGRVQSVALRVIVDREMEIEAFKAREYWSVHARLATPGGAEYDASLTSLAGKKLERYDLPTAESAAMALSAVASRDLSVTDVSAKPASRNPWPPFMTSTLQQEASRKLGMGAKACMSTAQRLYEAGYITYMRTDGIDMAPEAVMSARDAIKAKFGDKYLPKSPRMYKNKAKNAQEAHECIRPTDMMMSPDKLRVTAEDQRKLYDLIWKRTIASQMEAARMERTTVEIASNDAQVGLRATGQVMLFDGFLRVYDQGRDDDEGEDSNRLPVIEQGEPAKKVADAFAAELEKAREKGGDLPEAPKAQLTAPGMLADQAGALAARQHFTQPPPRYTEATLVKRMEELGIGRPSTYASIVTTIQDREYVRKDKNRLFPEDKGRLVTAFLVKYFPRYVSFDFTANLENELDEISAGDLMWREVMGRFWRDFTKALEGTSELRITEVLEAIDDALAPHLYPARADGGDPRECPLCGQGRLNLKTARSGGAFIGCSRYPECRFTRPLSAPDGEEAVGDRILGDENGDQISLRNGRFGPYVQRGEATEEQPKPPRMSVPKGWDPNAVDLEKAVMLLSLPREIGPHPEDGEVIESSIGRYGPYVKHGKKYANLPDVEEVFTIGMNRAVEVLAAKQTRGRGAAATPLKELGDHPDGGAINVMNGRYGPYVKWEKINATLPRDVEPADLTMEQALELIAAKAAKSPKKAAKKPAAKKPAAKKPAAKKKAPAKKPAAKKPAAKKAAD
- a CDS encoding DUF998 domain-containing protein — its product is MSRFEYLPEDTQINPVLMRAMAVLAVSGCAAMLIATVAAAAVVDDKNWMADTISDLAAGRWEQIQDFGIYALIMATAAAATGAANLHLGGTRWALGCIALVIAVPCMVIIAAREAYSPTNDGTPVHYYVVLLMGAMLTAGPLLMAPGAARVARGWQTTFVIAGLGFGALVPIFFFVVPTSHDGLVERVMGLFAMLWIGGLGVMFWNAASHIERRYRGPRRN